The genome window GCCGGCCTGGAGCCGCTCCACGGCCGCCAGGCGGGTAATTTCGGAGGTCGACATCGTGAGAAGCTCCATGGGGAGGGGTTCCTCTCGACGGGGACATCTCTATTGAGTCCAAATGGGGACATCTCTATCGAGCTCCGATAGACAAATTATAGCGGTTGCGTGCCCTTCGGCCCATGTGAGAGTATAAACGGATACTCCCATGACCATCGCCGAACTGATCGCCGCCGTCCAAGCCTACGACCCCACCCTGGAGGGGGAGTGGCTGCGGCGCGTCTACGAGGTGGCTGATCGGGCCCATGACGGCCAGCGCCGGGCATCGGGCGAGTCCTACATCGAGCATCCTCTTGCCGTTGCCGGTATCCTGGCCGAGCTCGAGATGGACCGTCAGACGATCGCCGCCGCTCTGCTCCACGACGTGGTCGAAGACACCTCGGTCACGAGCGAACAGGTCAGCGCGGAGTTCGGGGAAGAGATCGCCGGATTGGTTGACGGCGTCACCAAGCTCACGCGCATTCCGTACCAATCGAAGGAAGACGCCCAGGTCGAGAACCTGCGCAAGATGTTCCTTGCGATGGCGCGCGACATCCGCGTCATCATCATCAAACTTGCCGATCGCCTGCACAACATGCGCACGCTCGCGAGCCTTCCGCCGGCAAAGCGAAGCTCGATTGCGCGTGAGACGCTCGACATCTACGCGCCGATTGCACATCGCCTCGGCATCTGGAAGATCAAATGGGAGATCGAGGACGAGTGCTTGCGGCATCTCGATCCCGACGGGTATCGCGAGATCGTCGAACGCGTCGCGAAGACGCGGCGCGAACGCGAAGACGACGTGTCGGAGGCGATCACGCGGCTGCGCGGTGAGTTCGCGAGCATGAACGTGAACGCTGAGATCCAAGGGCGGCCGAAACATTTTTACTCGATCTATTCGAAGATCAAGAAGGGTCGCGACTTCTCGACCATCTACGATCTGACCGCCATCCGCATCATCGTCGATTCGCTCAAGGATTGTTACGCCGCGCTCGGCGCGGTGCACGCGATGTGGACGCCGCTGCCGGGGCGCTTCAAAGATTACATCGCGATGCCCAAGCCCAACATGTATCAGTCGCTGCATACGACGGTCGTCGGGCCGCAAGGCGAACCGCTCGAGATTCAGATTCGTACGTGGGAGATGCACCGCACCAGCGAGTACGGCATCGCCGCCCACTGGCGCTACAAAGAGGGCAGCAAGGCCGACCAGTTCGAGAACAAGCTCTCGTGGCTGCGCGCGCTGCTGGAATGGCAAAAGGACATGCGCGATTCGCGCATGTTCATGGAGAATCTCAAACTCGATCTCTTCGATTCGCAAGCCTTCATCTTTTCGCCGCGCGGCGACGTGTTCTCGATCCCCGCCGGCGGCACGCCGCTCGACTTTGCCTATCAAGTGCACACCGACGTGGGCAACCATTGCGTCGGGGCCAAGGTCAACGGACGGATCGTTCCGCTCGACTACGGGTTGCAGAACGGCGACATCTGCGAGATTTTGGTCAATAAATCGAGCGGGCGCCCCTCGCTCGACTGGCTTTCGATCGTCAAGACTTCGAGCGCCAAGCACAAGATCAAACAGTGGTTCCGCAAGGAGCAGCGCGAGGAGAACGTGCTTGCCGGTCAAGAGGCGCTGGAATCCGAACTCGCCCGCGAGCGCATGCGCCCCGACCTCGCGCGCGGCGAGCTGATCGAACGCATCGCGCACCGCATGAACTACACGACGCCGACAGATCTCTTCGCGGCGATCGGCTTCGGCGACGCCTCGGCACAAGCGGTGGCCAATCGCATCCGCGACGAGATCAAGGGCGACAACGTCGTCGATCTCACCCAGATTCGCAAACCCTCGCCGCGCAAGGCCCCGAAGCGTTCGAGCGGCGTGCGCATCGCCGGCGTCGACGACGTGCTGGTGCGGCTCTCGAAATGCTGCTCGCCGGTTCCGGGCGATCCGATCATCGGTTACGTGACGATCGGCCGCGGCGTGAGCGTGCACCGCGCCGATTGTCCGAACGTTGCCTACATGAGCGCGACGCCCGAGCGCATTCTGCAGGCGCAATGGGTCGCGAGCTCGGACATGACCCACGCTGTCGACGTCGAGGTCGAAGCCGAGGATCGCTCGCAGCTGCTCCAAGACATCATGGCGGTCTTCGCCGAGCTGAAGACGACCGTGAGTTCGGTCACCGCGCGGGTGCGCAAGGACGGCATGGCGGTGACGAGCCTGACCGTGCAGATTTGCGATCTCGACCATCTGCACAAGATCCTGACCAAACTCGAGGGCCTGCGCAACGTGCGCCGCGTCTACCGCGTCACGAAACGCGAGAAGAGCGCTGCCGGCTCTTAGTGTCATCCTGAGCCTGTCGAAGGAGCTGCCGCTGGTGGCAGCCTTCTTCGCCGGAGCCATGAACAGCATAGCAGGAGGCGGCAGCTTTTTGAGCTTCCCCGCGCTCGTGCTGGCCGGCGTTCCGCCGATTCCCGCTAACGCGACCAACAGTGCAGCCATGTGGGTCGGTGTGTTGGGCGGCGCGCGCGCCTACTGGGGCGACGTGCGGCCGCACAAGCGCATGCTGTATACGATGTTCGGCATCAGCGTCGTGGGTGCGATTCTCGGCGCTTCGCTGTTGCTGCTCACGCCGCCCGAGGCGTTCAACCGATTGATTCCGTGGCTCTTGCTCTTCGCGACCGTCGTGTTTGCCGTCAGTCCATGGCTTGCCAAACCGCACGGCGGCATTCCCAAGCACGCGAGCTGGCAGTACGTCGTGCAGTTTCTGATCGCAATCTACGGCGGCTACTTCACCGCCGGCATCGGCATCCTGATGCTGGCGATTCTTGCGTTCTCCGGTCTGCCGAATTTCAACGCGACCAACGGGATGAAGAACGTGCTCTCGGTCGCGATCAACGGCTTCTCGCTGGTGCCGTTTCTGATCGCCCGCATCATCGATTGGCGCTACGCGATTCCGATGGCCGTCATCGCGCTACTCGGCGGATTCGTCGGCGCGCACGTCTTTCGCCGCGTGCCGCCCGCGTACGGCCGTGCGACCGTCATCGCGATCGGTACGGTGATGACGCTCGTATTCTTTTTGCGCGGTTAGGGTGCGACCATCGTGCTGAACACGTCCGAAAGATTCATCGATCCGACGCTCGTCAGTGATGAACCAAGCTCGATCGCGCTCCCCGAGAGCGTGAAGGAATACATGCCGCTATAACTGGCCGGTGCGCCCATCCACGTCGAACCTTGCGCAGATACCCCGAACGTGGATTCATATCCGGGTGGAACGATATTCGACCCGGTGGCTGCACTTTCTCCGATGGATGCGCCGTTGGCGCTGCTGATCGTGTACTCGGTGAGGCTCGCCGATTCGGAGTCGAGAACCCAGAGATGCCCCGAAGGATCGAAGCTGAGCTCGGTCGGCGCCCCGGTCGAAAGCTGTTTTACGAATGTTGGTTCGCCGCTCGTGTATGCCGAGTAAACGCTGATGCCCGCTGAATCGGCAACCCAGATCGTGCCGGCCATTCCGCTCGGGGCGTCGGCCGGAGCAACGGCAACATCTGACGGCACGCCATCCGCGTCGGTGAAGCTCGTTAGCACCGAGCCGGATGAGCTGTAGATGTATATCGTGCCGCTCGAGTTCTGCGGGACGTAGACGCGTCCTTGGCTGTCGATCGTAAATCCCTGGGAGCTCGATAGCGAAATCGTGCTGGATGTTGGTGCGACCAGACCCTGGCTACCGGTTCCCGGAGAGAAGACGTAGATCCCACCGCTCAACGCCTCGTTAACCCACACGGAGCCATCCGGCGAGAGGGCGGCGTCCTCCCAATCGCATTGACCGTCGCAACCCACTAACGTCGGATTTGCGTAGTCGAGGACCGATGCCGGCGCGTAACTCGGCGGATAAAGTGGGAATCCGGCGATGCCGTCGGAGCCGTCGCCGCTCGACTGCGACGTCCAGAGCTCTTGCACCGGGACGATCGTGACGGTCGTTTGATACGGCGCAAGCCCGCTGCCGCCCGGCGTCGCGCTCAGGTCGATGGTCGCGTTCGCGCTCGCGTCTTTCGCGGTAAAGGTGTAGGCATAGGCCGTCGACGTTGCTGCAATCGTGAAGTGCTGCGGTGAGTCGCCGGCTGCTTCCGCGACCGTCACCGTCGGCGCGCCGCTGTCGGTGGAGTCGATCACGAAGCCGTCGGCGTCGGTCGCCTGCACGAAGAACGTCTGCGGCGCGTTGCCGATCACCGCGATGTCGCCGCCGTACGTCGTGACGTGCGATTGCGCCGGTCCCGGAACGAAGCTCACCGACGCCGGAATGCCGTAGAAGGTGAGATTCGGAATCGTGTTGCTCGCACCGGCGGTGATCACGACGGGCGCGGCCAGCTGCCCCTGCGCAAGCTCGTTTGCCGAACCGACGACGAATGTGCCGCCGCTCGCCGGCGCCTGATCGAACGTCGTCACCGTGAAATTCGGATAGGTTCCCGCCGGAATCGACAGTTGGAACGAGTAGTCGGTTCCACCGTCTACGGGATCGGTGCCGCAACTCGTGACGCCGGGCGGCAGCTTGTCGGGGCACGTTGCCGAGATTGCCGCCGAATAATCCGGTGCGTACGGGTTGGACGATGTCCAATCGATCGCAACGCCTTGCGTTGCTTGCGATTGATAAAACCGCCGGCGCAGCTTCGTCATCGTCGACTGGCTCGGGATCTTCAAAGTGAACGTCGCCGTGCCGATCTTCTTCGCCGCAGGCTGACCGCTCGTCGGTGGGAGCGAGCCGCCCTTTCCGCCGCTGCCGCAGGCGGTCAAGATCGCCAGCGCGGTGAGTGCTGCGCAGATACGTTTCATTACAGCACGACCTTTCCGATGCTATTGCCGCTGGAATCTTGGGTGGATAACGTGAACCAGACATCGTCTCCGTCGGAGCCGGCGGTAATGCCCCACGGTGATCCGCCCACGCTATATTCGAACGCCTTACACCCGCTCGGTGACGCGCACGCGCCGAGCGAAACGAAACCGACGTAGCCCGTTGTGTCGGTGAACCAGACGTTGCCGTCGGCGCCGATCGTGAGGTTCATCGGCAGGCCGTTCGTTTGCGGCAGGGGTATCGCCGTATATTCGCACGTGCCACTGCACGGGTTGTAACTGCCGTCACTGGCGCCGTCCCAGACCGCAGGATCGATTTGATCGATCGCATGATTGCCGGGATCGGCGATATACAGGTAGCCGTCGGGGCCGGAGATGATCCCGTTCAAAGCGGTACTCAACTCCGTCGAACCTGGATTTACCATGACGTGACGCAGATTCCGCTGGGCGTAGGGGTGGACGATCTTCTTGCCGGCGCGCGCCACACTCGAGCGCCTGCGTACGCTGCCTGCTTCGTACGCGCCGTCAGGAAGTTCGGTCGCCGGGCATTGTCCCTGGCACGGCACCGCGACAAACCCGATGTTGCCGGTGCTCCCGTCGGTGAACCAGAGCGTCGCGCCCGATGCGTCGATCGCCAAGCCGTTAACCGATGATGGCGCCGTGCCGGTGCTATCCGGCAGCCAGATCATCAGACTCGAAGAGAAGCTGCAGCACCCGACGATCGGACTGATCATGATCGGAGCACCCCAATCATAGTACATGCCGTTGACCGCCTGCGAGCCGACGTAGAGATTGCCGTCGGGGCCGGTGAGCAGTGGGCCGGGGGCAGGCGTCACGACCGGAAACGTTTGCGAATTCGTGGCGCTGCACGACGCGCTCGCTGCGCTGCAGCCGGTGAGCTGGTAGAGTTGGCCGAGATCGGTCCCGGTGGTGGCGACGTTACCGCCGTCACTCACGTAGAGATTACCGTCGGCTCCGGTTAGGATCGACTGCAGGTTGAAATAGTACGGATAGCTGGTATCGAAGTATCCGCCGGGCAACGAAGAGATTGCGCACGCTGTCGAAGTGCAGGCGCTTGGCGACGCGATGACGTCGAGCGTTTGGTCACCGCGATCGACGGCCCAGAGCGATTGTCCGTCGGGCCCGGTCGTGATGCCGTAGAGCTGAGGCGGTCCGCCCGAGGGAACCGCTACCGGATACTTGTCGATCGTGTATTGGGGCGCGACGACTTCGCCGCCGCCGCTCGATCCGGTCACGGTGATCGGAATGTTCGCGAAGCCGCCGTTGCTGTCGACCGCTGAGACCGTTTCGCTGCCGACCCCGCCGGGCGCGATGTTGATCACAATGCTGCCGCCCGTACTCGCCGGCGTGCAGTTTGTCGGGACGCACGTGACCGTCGCGACCGAACTCGTTCCGGTGACGTTGAACGCGCCGCCGTATCCGGCCTCGCTGAGCGTTACGCTTTGCGTTGTGCCGCCCACGTAGAGCGGCAACGGCAACGGGGAACTGGGCGTGAAGACGATCGGCACGAACGGAACCGAGGCCGTGATGCTGCCCGAGGTCGCGGTGATCGTTGCTTGCGTGATGGCCTTCGTCGAGTTGTAGGTCAAAGTGACCAACGTTCCACCGTCGGTTGGTCCGGGCGATGCCAGGCTGGCCGTCGAGAGCGAGAGCGCCCCGTTTGGATCGCCCGAAATCGCGAGCGCAATTGGATTCGGATATGAACCGGGCGGCACGATGATGTTTCCGTCGGCATCTTGGGCGGTGACGACGAACGTGATCTGATGGGTCAAGCCATCGTCGCCGGCGGAA of Candidatus Baltobacteraceae bacterium contains these proteins:
- a CDS encoding bifunctional (p)ppGpp synthetase/guanosine-3',5'-bis(diphosphate) 3'-pyrophosphohydrolase translates to MTIAELIAAVQAYDPTLEGEWLRRVYEVADRAHDGQRRASGESYIEHPLAVAGILAELEMDRQTIAAALLHDVVEDTSVTSEQVSAEFGEEIAGLVDGVTKLTRIPYQSKEDAQVENLRKMFLAMARDIRVIIIKLADRLHNMRTLASLPPAKRSSIARETLDIYAPIAHRLGIWKIKWEIEDECLRHLDPDGYREIVERVAKTRREREDDVSEAITRLRGEFASMNVNAEIQGRPKHFYSIYSKIKKGRDFSTIYDLTAIRIIVDSLKDCYAALGAVHAMWTPLPGRFKDYIAMPKPNMYQSLHTTVVGPQGEPLEIQIRTWEMHRTSEYGIAAHWRYKEGSKADQFENKLSWLRALLEWQKDMRDSRMFMENLKLDLFDSQAFIFSPRGDVFSIPAGGTPLDFAYQVHTDVGNHCVGAKVNGRIVPLDYGLQNGDICEILVNKSSGRPSLDWLSIVKTSSAKHKIKQWFRKEQREENVLAGQEALESELARERMRPDLARGELIERIAHRMNYTTPTDLFAAIGFGDASAQAVANRIRDEIKGDNVVDLTQIRKPSPRKAPKRSSGVRIAGVDDVLVRLSKCCSPVPGDPIIGYVTIGRGVSVHRADCPNVAYMSATPERILQAQWVASSDMTHAVDVEVEAEDRSQLLQDIMAVFAELKTTVSSVTARVRKDGMAVTSLTVQICDLDHLHKILTKLEGLRNVRRVYRVTKREKSAAGS
- a CDS encoding sulfite exporter TauE/SafE family protein, producing the protein MAAFFAGAMNSIAGGGSFLSFPALVLAGVPPIPANATNSAAMWVGVLGGARAYWGDVRPHKRMLYTMFGISVVGAILGASLLLLTPPEAFNRLIPWLLLFATVVFAVSPWLAKPHGGIPKHASWQYVVQFLIAIYGGYFTAGIGILMLAILAFSGLPNFNATNGMKNVLSVAINGFSLVPFLIARIIDWRYAIPMAVIALLGGFVGAHVFRRVPPAYGRATVIAIGTVMTLVFFLRG